One region of Haloprofundus salilacus genomic DNA includes:
- a CDS encoding type II toxin-antitoxin system PemK/MazF family toxin, producing MSDETEIRRGDVVIVRLDPAEGHEMKKTRPAVVVQNDVGNANSSTTILAPTTGTYRGYPFEVLVEADDSPFEKDSSVRLDQIRVVSIEKRIHSVVGNLDAGTMSQVDDALKLSLGLN from the coding sequence ATGAGCGACGAAACTGAAATCCGACGCGGCGATGTCGTCATCGTCCGGTTGGACCCTGCCGAAGGCCACGAGATGAAGAAGACCCGCCCGGCGGTCGTCGTCCAGAACGACGTCGGGAACGCAAATTCGAGTACGACCATCCTTGCACCCACGACTGGCACGTACCGAGGCTACCCATTCGAGGTACTGGTCGAAGCGGACGATTCGCCGTTCGAGAAGGACTCGTCGGTTCGTCTCGACCAGATTCGAGTCGTCTCCATCGAGAAGCGGATTCACTCGGTCGTCGGGAATCTGGACGCAGGAACAATGAGTCAGGTAGACGACGCATTGAAGCTGAGCCTCGGACTCAACTAA
- the fer gene encoding ferredoxin Fer: MPTVEYLNYEVLDDQGWEMDDDDLFDNAADAGLDDEDYGSLDVNEGEYILEAAEAQGYDWPFSCRAGACANCAAIVYEGEIEMDMQQILSDEEVEEKNVRLTCIGSPAADEVRIVYNAKHLDYLQNRVI; this comes from the coding sequence ATGCCCACGGTAGAATACCTTAACTACGAAGTACTGGACGACCAGGGCTGGGAGATGGACGACGACGACCTCTTCGACAACGCGGCAGACGCGGGACTCGACGACGAGGACTACGGATCGCTCGACGTCAACGAGGGCGAATATATCCTCGAAGCCGCCGAGGCGCAGGGCTACGACTGGCCGTTCTCGTGCCGCGCAGGCGCCTGTGCGAACTGTGCCGCCATCGTGTACGAAGGCGAAATCGAGATGGACATGCAGCAGATTCTCTCCGACGAAGAAGTCGAAGAGAAGAACGTCCGTCTCACCTGCATCGGTTCGCCCGCGGCCGACGAGGTGCGCATCGTCTACAACGCGAAGCACCTCGACTACCTGCAGAACCGCGTCATCTAA